The DNA segment GTTGGGAAAGTATGCGGCACTCCCATTTGCGGACGATGTCAGAGAGAAAGTGATGTACGGCAATGCTGCCAGAATTCTCGGACTGTAAAACTTTGCTTGCCCTCAGGCTAAACGGCATATGCAGTTAGGCCAATGCCTTGGTCGAAAGGCTCGGCCAAGGCATCTTTTAAGAGCCAATATCCTTGTTTTCCTGACTCGTAAAAGCTCATTAAACCACTCCCTCTCCCATGGCCGCCAGCGAATAAAAAGCTTAGTGCCTTCCTGTCTGACCACAAAATATTTTTCTTACCCACCAAAAGACAGACGATGCAAAAACGCACCATGTTGCAACTTTGCATCAAGTTTAAAACTTGTGTAAATTAAAGTATTTAATCGAGATGCTACAAAAATGTATCGTGACCAATGCAGGTTTGCAACGTCCGACGGTTATTGATACGTCTTATCCACTGCACCGGGATCACATAGTCTTCACCAATCGCCCTCTCCCTACTACCGCTTGTTTTCATTTAACTTTACCCGGTATTGATACGTCATCTAAAAAATCATGACTGTTTTAGTCAGATTTTTTCACTGATAATGAATTGTTTCACAAAGCTGGCACATCATTTGCTCAAATGGGGTTAGGTAATGGTTTTCTATTATTCTTTCAGTATTTTATCCTTTTGGGGGAATGGTGTTTAACAGTACAACAATAAAGCGGGTGTTCCTGGCAACCTGTCTTTTGCTCCTGGTGACTGGGTGCAAATTCGGCAGGAACCATGACGACGGCGTCATAAAAATTCGCCTGGCCCACCCCATGGCTCCGGGCAACAATGTGACCCTGGGCTATGAAAAATTTGCGGAACTCGTGAACAAAAAATCGGGCGGAACCATCAAGGTCGAGGTATACGGCAGCAGTATGCTGGGCAGCGACCGCGTGGCCATGGAATCCGTCCAGCGCGGTTCGCTGGAAATGGCATCCAGCTCCTCGCCCAATATGGCTAATTTTTCACCTTACTTCATGATCTTCGATCTGCCATACATCACAGACATCAAATATCAGCAGAAGATTTATAATGCTCTGGACGATGGCCCGCTAGGCTCCTTTTTCAATCGTCTCGGCGAAGAAATCAATCTCAAACCTATCATGTTCAGCGAATATGGCTACCGTAACTTCGTAACCACTGATAAGCCCATCTCCACGGTCGATACTCTCAAAAAGCTCAAAGTGCGTGTCACTGCTTCTCCGGTCGAGATTGAGGTTGCCAACGCTCTCAGCATGAGTCCGACTCCCATCGCCTGGGGCGAAACATACACAGCCATGCAACAAGGCACTGTCGATGGAGAAGGCAACACTTTCTCCCTTTTATCTGATGCCAAGCATGATGAAGTTATCCGCTATGCTGTCGACTCCCGACACAACTACTCCATGCACATCCTCATGGTGAACAAAGATTACTGGCACGATCTTCCTGATAACGCCAAGAAAATCATCAATGAAGCCGCTCACGAGGCTCTTATTTATCAGCGCTCCATCACAGCTTCCCTTGAAAGGAAGGTGGAACAGAAATTCCTTGATCAGGGCATCAAGGTCCATAAGCTGACGCCCGACGAACTCGCCGAGTACAAAGCCAAGACCCGTCCTGTCTGGGACCTGTTTGCCGACAGGATTCCGCCCGAACTTTTCACCATGGTCCAGGAAATCCAGCAGTAGGCTGGTCCCGAAAGACATAAGGAATATCTCATGGAACACGTAATACCGCCGACACATACTACCGAAGAAGCGCCAAAAAAAGGGCTAATCAGCTGGATCGACGAGAATATCGAGAAGCCCTTCCTTTTTATCGGGTTACTCTCCATCATCCTGATCATCACCTTTCAAACCTTTTACCGCTACGTCATCACACAATTCACCGATGGCGCGGGGTCCGCAGTCTGGACCGAAGAGCTTGCACGGTTCATTTTCATCTGGATCTCATATCTGGCAGCTTCCATTGCTATCAAACGCCGTGAGAATATCCGCGTCGATTTCATTTATGACAGGCTACCCAAGAGCTGGCAGCCAACGTTCTGGATCGTCAATGACCTCTGCTATCTGGTGTTGGGCATCGTGGTTTTGGTCATGGGAACCGACCTTGTCAGCTTCCAAATCCGCTTCCCGCAGATCGCCCCGGCCCTTCAGATCCCCTACTACATCCCCTATATGATCCTGCCTATCGGGTTTGGTCTCATGAGTATCCGGCTCGTGCAGGATATCATGAAGGAGATCAAGACTGCTGGCATCAAATCCCTCGGAGCTGCCATCGTGAT comes from the Pseudodesulfovibrio piezophilus C1TLV30 genome and includes:
- a CDS encoding TRAP transporter substrate-binding protein, with protein sequence MVFNSTTIKRVFLATCLLLLVTGCKFGRNHDDGVIKIRLAHPMAPGNNVTLGYEKFAELVNKKSGGTIKVEVYGSSMLGSDRVAMESVQRGSLEMASSSSPNMANFSPYFMIFDLPYITDIKYQQKIYNALDDGPLGSFFNRLGEEINLKPIMFSEYGYRNFVTTDKPISTVDTLKKLKVRVTASPVEIEVANALSMSPTPIAWGETYTAMQQGTVDGEGNTFSLLSDAKHDEVIRYAVDSRHNYSMHILMVNKDYWHDLPDNAKKIINEAAHEALIYQRSITASLERKVEQKFLDQGIKVHKLTPDELAEYKAKTRPVWDLFADRIPPELFTMVQEIQQ